The sequence AGATCGAGCAGAAGGTTGGTGGGTTAAGAGAATTGGAAGAAGCTGGCAAGAATTAAGAAAACTTGGAAGAAGACTATACATACTTTAATGTCAATTAAACTGTAATTGCTCAACTTACAAAATCTTTTCCGTACTCATATCACTTCTATATTTATATTTCACTAGGGTACAAGACTAGTAACAGAATTTATAGACATTGCTAAatcataaaaaattatgaaacaaATTGTCTATAGATTGTTAACAAGTTTTAGACATTGttaaatcacaaaattggttaaaaagaccaaaatcaacaatttttgggtgaaatggatagttagattttgatactgtttaaatggacaaaaatgtaaaaataggcaggatgtaaccagtttcatcgtgcccattttcaaatattttttcttatttttaatttacacagaatGTATTcattttcatccttgctattttttaaatttaagctaagatgaaaccagtttcatccttattattttttatttttgccatttcacccaaactattttttactcgtccatttaaaccgtgatttaaaaatatttggacaaatgacccattttccgttgttAAATCATAAACACAGTACAGAGGTGcatgaaaaaaagagaaaattttattttccaagCCACGGAACGAATTGAGAATGATAGGCAACAGAAGAAGGAATGCTGATCCAGGCTATATCTTGGGCTCGACTGAGTTTTTCTGCATGGACAAAAGCTACTGAAAACCTGTCTAGAAGAACGTTTCACGGGAGGGCAGTAGTAGTGTGGACTGAAACAAAAGGCACCCAGGCACAAGTGTCTCAACGCTAGATGGTAAAGGTAAATGTGGTATTCATTATTTGTCAGTGTCAATGTGTCATTTTGAGACGTTAAGTGAAGAAATAGATTTACAGCTTGATCTTCAAATGACCTAAATATTCTGTATGACTTTCACAACTGCGTCAGTTTAGAAAACaaactacaacaacataaaataaaagaattaCATTACACGCTAGAATctaatttacacaaaattggttaagcaGAAAATTAGTATGATGACTTCACCTCAGAGAGATTTGGTGCTTCGGGTTAGATCCCATCATCACAAGCCTTCTTTCATCTATAAGCTCTCACTTGTTCTTTTTGTCTTAAGTTTGAGCGTTTCCTGTATTTCTTGTGTCCCATTCATGAATTTTATATGCAACAGAGAGAGATGAGATTAGAGAAGTTCTCGAGTTCTGTAAAAAAGGCCGACTCAAATATAACCTCCCTCTCGGTTTTTGCGCAGCCTTTTAGAGTGTATTACGAAGCCGTATGATGAAGTCCATCATAAGCATCATTTCTTGTTCGTGTTTTTTTATTCACGAGTCGTGAGCGCTATGGACCATTAATGTAATTCTCTTAGCACTGTCATTTCGAAGGATATCGCTTTTATACCCaatctgagaaagaaaagaaccaGAAAAAACATGAATTAACAATAGCTCTTTAAAATTGGACTGTAATACCAAGATTATGGAGTACAGGCTATTCGGATTGGTAAGGAAGACTTACATCGTTTTGAGTGATATCAGGAGAGAACCACCGCAGCAGCACTCCTAGATGTACAACAGCAGGAATCAACTTGAAAAGCAAGGGAGTTGTTACCTGAGTATTAAATCTCAGACGATCAGTTTCAACCTGGAGTATTAGATCTAAAGAGGACCTGGAGCATCAGATCTTACAGGCACTGATGCCTCGGTACAGAACCTTTAAATACTCGAGGTAGAACCAGAACTTGGATTATTGGTTCTGGTCACCTCTCAAGTCTCAATCATGTCAGATCCAATGAGGAAAACAGAATCAGAATTTGTCAGCTGATTCCTATCAGTATCAGTTAACTTGGTCTAGCTAGGGAACTAGAACTAAAATTGGGGGAAACAGCTAAAATCTGCTTTGATCCTTATTATGTAAATGGCATAAGCTCCTGGCTGTTCATTTGACGATGGTTAGTAGAATTGTGCATGAGAAGAATATAGACTTACCAAACTAAGAGCTGTTGTTCCTAGAAGGAGCAAATATAGCTTGCCCTGGAAAATTACAAGAATCAAAGTTAGGTTCCAGCCGAATTGCGTAACTTCAACCTCAGACTTCTTTCTAACTAATCTAAGAATCAACGACCATGAGGCAACAAATACCTCGACCAAATGAATGTTTGAAGCGCGACTGAGAAGAACAAAAGCAAATTCTCCAATCTGCGCCAGAGACATCCCAACCTACGCATGGGAACGAAGAATTGAAGTCTTGAGTAACAAGAACACAAAAACAGCTCATAAGTGAGGGTGGACAAAAGCAATGGAGAAATAGCTTACCAGTAGTGAAGTCTTGTTACTGTAGCCAAAACCTTTAATGACTAGGGTGGTCACGACAGTTTTAATAATGATGACTAGTATAACTGAAGCTAGTAAAATATCAACATGATTCCAGAGGAAATGAACATGGATAAGCATTCCTATGCTAGCAAGGAAAAGAGCAGCAAAGAAGTTTCGAATTGGTTCAACCTGCCAAAAATATAAAGATGATGAGACAACATTTCATGACACTTAACACATTCAAATAGATCTTCCAAAAACGTAAACACAACTAATGCAAGTAACATTCCAATTAGAAGAGAAATCTTACAACTAACATACTCAAGTAGGAGAGAAATCTTACAACTAAATAATAACAAGAAAAGAGTACAAGAGCAACTCTCACATGACGGAAGAAAGGAAGCATATAAGCTAAAAAACTTCTGACTAAGAAAACAAGTTTATCTTACTTGTTCAAGTGTATGCTGTGCAAGATCAGTTGTTGAAATCATAACACCAGCAGCAAATGAACCAAGTTCAAGACTTAGCCCCAACTTATCGCTGCACTGAAACCAGCATAATAGTCCAGATTAGACTTCAAAGGCAATCACATGATTAAATGACCTCAGACCTTACGTAAACAAGCTGTCAAACATGCTTCGGAGGTACTTGACAAGCTACCAAGAACGTTTGCGAGCTTGTGAATGGAATTTGATTTCAGATGGCCCTTCCTAAATGTAAAACTTATAGTGGGTGCAAAAATTGATTGAAAGAATGCGGGAGAATGGAACAAACCCAAGCTACAAGCAGACAAAATGCGACCGCAGCCAATTGATAAAGCTCGTTGGTCTGAACATAAAGAAGCTGCCGTTAGGAAGCAGCGTAAATAGAGTAACTGACACCTAAGGTGGGGAGTGATTAACTTCAAAAGACAGTTAACAAATTTAAAATCAGGATATCTAAAACGTTGAATGCACAACTCATACCTGTGATGACAAGCTTATCATCAGCTTAAGAAACCAAGGCACACATGTACGAGATAATATTGACAAAATGGCTAAAAACGTAAGCAAGGTCACCAACCTGGTTGAAAGAACAAAGATGAACAATCATGCACATGAAAATATTGTTCAACATGCACAATACAAATATCATAGGCACACTCTTCAGCGGTGGAAGGGTGTTCACTTACGACTTAGTCATGGAGATAACTCCTTGAAGGACCCCAGAAGTACCACCGAGCACTGGAAGCAGCGCAAACAGTAAACCGACAGCACAATCCTAGAAATTAAGatgttaattaaaaaaataaaaaaataataataactggGATGCAAAGTCCAGCATTCGCAAGAAATGCAGAACTTGCCAAGTGAAAACACAAGTAACTTGGCCAAAGATGCTATATGTAAAGTAGAACGGAAACAGATGAATTTCTAAGATGAAGTTCATCATAAGAGGTAATTAGAAGTATGAAAATACCTGAAGAATAAGGGTTCCAACAGTAACTTGGCCATGAAGAGCATTGATACTATTTCTTTCCATCAAAAACTTCAAAACCTGAGGATAAAGAAAGGAGAGTGAGAAATTTTACAGCATAATGCAGAGAAAATGAAACAAAACCTATGATTCAAGCTAGCACAGGTTCTCAGAATTTGGACATGTAAAAAGCACATCAGAGGATACTGATACTGATCGGCAAAACAAACAACATACATAGTTCAATGGACAGTTGActaggaagaatatttgattttggtttcatcagcaCCACTATGAAGTTCCATTTATATGGTGAATCTCAattttgaattcatcaaaaataactCAGGGACCAAGATCACAAAGCTCAAGTGCTAACTGCTAAGCCATCATGTTATAAACTGAAGCAGAAGTTATTTAAGAGTGCAATAGGAAACGACAAACAAGCTACACAAAAAAGACAGCCAAAATGAATGAAAACAAATTAGTGGGTAATAAACTCTCTCTTAACACTTTATCGACGGAGAATATGTGAATCAAAGTTATGACTAAGTTAGCTCAGAATGTAAACTCATCATCTTAAAGAAGTATCCGAGACTTACCACAGCTGTTGATGACATTGACAACAAAACACCAACGAATACCCCCTCTGAAGATCTGCCACCGCATAGCTGAGGAGATATGAAAACAACAATAAGACATCTGAGAAGGATAGTATGTGTGTCAGATTCATTTAGGATTTCTAAGCCATATTTTTGACAGACtagcattatttttatatttataacAATTATATTTTTGCAACTTAGAAAATAGACAGAAAACTATACAACCATGCAAAGCACAGCCATTGAGAATATACAACAAAGCTACGCGACAGAAATTTGGCAGATATCAATTAGTggccaacaacataaggatgaagGACCAAACATTACATCTATCTAATAGCATTTTAAACTTGAAAAAGCTGTAACACCAAATGCCCAATG comes from Papaver somniferum cultivar HN1 chromosome 7, ASM357369v1, whole genome shotgun sequence and encodes:
- the LOC113295109 gene encoding K(+) efflux antiporter 4-like, with translation MRDSSSALASSLNILLLLFVFLLCFLSNSVSFLEEAELDRFAETIFPHANSDEIINNISVNNVVDDDEKKKNVTKEDSIADILDRALSNEFPDNESTTGETDAGSFNNSVADQNAVLETVARVKPKKNETKEKSFHIHDILNLDENRAEETPTLIDDKNNVFIISSTKSKYPVLQLDLRLISDLVVVIVSATCGGIAFACAGQPVITGYLLAGSLVGPGGLNFISEIVQVETVAQFGVIFLLFALGLEFSAAKLRVVRAVAVLGGLLQIFLFMSLAGITASLCGGRSSEGVFVGVLLSMSSTAVVLKFLMERNSINALHGQVTVGTLILQDCAVGLLFALLPVLGGTSGVLQGVISMTKSLVTLLTFLAILSILSRTCVPWFLKLMISLSSQTNELYQLAAVAFCLLVAWCSDKLGLSLELGSFAAGVMISTTDLAQHTLEQVEPIRNFFAALFLASIGMLIHVHFLWNHVDILLASVILVIIIKTVVTTLVIKGFGYSNKTSLLVGMSLAQIGEFAFVLLSRASNIHLVEGKLYLLLLGTTALSLVTTPLLFKLIPAVVHLGVLLRWFSPDITQNDIGYKSDILRNDSAKRITLMVHSAHDS